One Alphaproteobacteria bacterium genomic window carries:
- a CDS encoding phage gp6-like head-tail connector protein: MSEICLDSPGEALIPLSWMKNYLKVDHDADDSLINQLMISAQLMIENYAGISFTQKKWQHTHNQESGRSRQANPWKDARYSGPFSLRISPVVAIVSVTSQTITDDWVCEGWKTRTNGYKTEVYIPRQHIMQAMRIIIKYTAGYARIEEVPTLYKDAICMLVQRYYQRRESPDPALGHMAGLPSDICTFLHISQARGWLS, translated from the coding sequence ATGTCTGAAATTTGTTTGGATTCACCGGGTGAGGCCTTAATACCTCTCTCATGGATGAAGAATTACCTCAAAGTTGATCATGATGCTGATGATTCTCTCATCAATCAGTTGATGATAAGTGCTCAGTTGATGATAGAAAATTATGCGGGGATCTCTTTTACACAAAAAAAATGGCAACACACACATAATCAAGAAAGTGGACGATCTCGTCAAGCAAATCCCTGGAAGGATGCTAGGTATAGTGGGCCGTTTTCTTTGAGGATAAGTCCTGTTGTTGCTATTGTATCGGTCACCAGTCAAACCATCACGGATGATTGGGTGTGTGAGGGGTGGAAAACGCGGACTAATGGCTATAAAACAGAAGTATATATTCCGCGTCAGCACATCATGCAGGCGATGCGAATTATAATCAAATATACAGCTGGATACGCCCGCATCGAAGAGGTTCCAACGCTTTATAAAGATGCGATATGTATGCTTGTGCAGAGGTACTATCAACGGCGGGAATCTCCTGATCCGGCTTTGGGCCATATGGCAGGGCTTCCTTCTGATATTTGTACATTTTTACATATATCCCAAGCAAGAGGATGGTTGTCATGA
- the hemB gene encoding porphobilinogen synthase: MFFPHLRLRRARQSPWIREILQEVSLRPADLIYPIFIRDDHIAPSIPGLGANRRYTLKELPALIREVSSLGIKAVALFPMVDKSKRDETGSYACNPEGLIPQAISIIKKTTDQLGVITDVALDPYTSHGQDGLVKKGEILNDETVAALQQMSIVLAQAGSDIVAPSDMMDGRIGAIREALDSKKFSNTMILAYTAKYASSLYGPFREAVGSKGCLGVADKKTYQMSPDRRKEALLEANQDAREGADFLMVKPATLYQDIIQNLTLTQKLPVFGYHVSGEYAMLISAHEAGFLDFGAALIETLTSIKRAGAQAILTYGACEAARILNT; the protein is encoded by the coding sequence ATGTTTTTTCCTCATCTGCGGCTCCGTCGCGCACGACAATCCCCTTGGATTCGTGAAATTTTACAAGAAGTTTCTTTGCGTCCTGCTGATCTTATCTATCCTATTTTTATTCGTGATGATCATATTGCACCAAGCATTCCTGGTCTGGGGGCCAATCGCCGCTATACCCTAAAGGAACTTCCCGCACTGATTCGAGAGGTGTCGTCTCTCGGGATAAAGGCTGTAGCACTGTTCCCCATGGTCGATAAAAGCAAGCGCGATGAAACAGGCTCATACGCCTGCAATCCCGAAGGTCTTATTCCCCAGGCAATAAGTATTATTAAAAAAACCACAGATCAGCTAGGCGTCATAACCGATGTAGCCCTTGATCCTTATACTTCCCACGGACAGGATGGTCTTGTGAAAAAGGGTGAAATTCTCAACGATGAAACAGTAGCGGCTCTGCAGCAAATGAGCATTGTCCTTGCACAAGCTGGCAGCGACATTGTTGCACCTTCGGATATGATGGATGGGCGCATTGGTGCCATTCGTGAAGCTCTTGACAGTAAAAAATTTTCCAACACCATGATTCTTGCCTACACGGCCAAATATGCATCATCGCTTTATGGGCCATTTCGTGAAGCTGTGGGATCCAAGGGATGCCTGGGGGTCGCTGATAAAAAAACCTACCAGATGTCCCCTGACCGTAGGAAGGAGGCTTTACTTGAGGCCAACCAAGACGCACGCGAAGGCGCTGACTTTCTCATGGTAAAGCCGGCTACGCTTTACCAAGACATCATACAGAACCTGACACTAACACAAAAACTGCCTGTATTTGGTTATCACGTAAGTGGGGAATATGCGATGCTTATCAGCGCGCATGAGGCAGGATTTTTAGACTTTGGTGCTGCTCTTATAGAAACACTCACATCCATCAAACGCGCAGGAGCACAAGCTATTCTGACGTATGGCGCATGTGAAGCCGCTCGTATTCTTAATACATAA
- a CDS encoding MFS transporter, with amino-acid sequence MTIKQTKNRCTRSSQGFSSALPKQTLRIYRFWRLRILSSVVFGYATYYIVRANFAIAMPSLVEEGYSKAQLGDMLFWWSLVYGVGKVVNGYWSDRSNARYFMGLGLLGAGLMSVGIALTTGTFFLISCLLISSWFQSMGWPASARMLTHWFARKELGIKWALGACSHQVGAAFIMIVGAYLVQNYGWRSAFLVPGVLAIAVSFYLLACLRDNPTEVNLPTVEVYKNDYSDVTSNTFHGESGERPNQKEIWKMVFANKMIWYVCFANMFLYIVRMGVLQWAPTFLKEFKGVNLLEAGHQAAGYELAGLMGGLVAGWLSDTYFKGQRGPVATVYMVALMLAMLAFWQTPPGYYYVDMVTLACVGFFVYGPQILAGVASADFASKHAVGTANGLVGAFASLGSALSGAVVGRISDTYGWNGGFIFFISAAALGAVAFGLTGWELRRTLTQ; translated from the coding sequence ATGACGATAAAACAAACAAAAAACAGATGTACACGAAGCAGCCAGGGTTTTTCCTCGGCCTTACCTAAACAAACCTTACGTATCTATCGTTTTTGGCGCTTGCGCATACTATCGTCAGTGGTTTTTGGGTATGCGACATACTATATCGTGCGTGCCAACTTTGCCATTGCAATGCCAAGTCTTGTCGAAGAAGGATATAGCAAAGCCCAGCTTGGCGACATGCTTTTTTGGTGGTCTCTCGTTTATGGGGTTGGAAAAGTGGTAAATGGGTACTGGAGTGACCGATCGAACGCACGCTATTTTATGGGTTTAGGGCTTCTGGGGGCAGGACTTATGTCTGTCGGGATTGCACTCACAACAGGAACATTTTTTCTTATTAGTTGCTTACTTATCAGCAGTTGGTTTCAGTCAATGGGATGGCCTGCTTCTGCCCGGATGCTTACCCATTGGTTTGCCCGCAAGGAGCTCGGCATCAAGTGGGCACTGGGTGCTTGCTCTCATCAAGTGGGCGCAGCTTTTATTATGATTGTGGGTGCATACTTAGTGCAAAATTATGGCTGGCGATCAGCCTTTCTGGTCCCTGGTGTTCTTGCGATTGCTGTGAGTTTTTATTTGCTTGCGTGTCTGCGGGATAACCCTACAGAAGTGAATCTTCCGACGGTCGAAGTCTACAAAAATGATTACTCTGATGTTACATCCAATACATTCCATGGTGAATCCGGAGAGCGTCCCAATCAAAAAGAAATCTGGAAAATGGTTTTTGCGAATAAAATGATCTGGTATGTCTGCTTTGCTAATATGTTTTTGTATATTGTGCGAATGGGAGTTTTGCAGTGGGCACCAACGTTTCTCAAAGAATTCAAAGGGGTCAATTTGTTGGAAGCAGGACATCAAGCGGCGGGCTATGAGTTGGCGGGATTGATGGGTGGCCTAGTGGCGGGGTGGCTTTCAGATACCTATTTTAAGGGACAACGAGGACCTGTTGCTACCGTGTATATGGTTGCTTTGATGCTTGCAATGCTTGCTTTTTGGCAAACGCCTCCTGGTTACTATTATGTGGATATGGTGACGCTTGCGTGTGTAGGTTTTTTTGTTTATGGCCCTCAAATTTTAGCGGGGGTTGCTTCCGCCGATTTTGCAAGTAAGCACGCTGTAGGAACTGCTAATGGCCTTGTCGGTGCCTTTGCATCGTTAGGATCGGCGCTATCGGGTGCTGTTGTGGGTCGGATAAGTGATACGTATGGCTGGAATGGTGGATTTATTTTCTTTATTTCTGCTGCAGCTTTGGGTGCTGTTGCTTTTGGGCTTACGGGTTGGGAATTGCGTCGCACGCTCACGCAGTAG
- a CDS encoding DMT family transporter, translating into MVGLTSSVNDVLMREVACRLPSMEVAFFRVLFATLTLLPIVAIKGWETVYTKQINWHVLRAILGFTAITGWCFGLSHVPLAVVSTVGHTIPLFVLVLAFILLKERVIWQRVAATLGGFMGIMIIVANTHDVTTGTHMHIWGILGLIIAAVCFALSDIVNKVMVHNESPLCMLFYFALGTTLAGAIPAFLVWTPPTMHELMYLLALGAGGNLILFFLLKAFAATDISALAPFRYVELIFAVLFGLFLYGEIPSNSVLIGIAIVVPSTFAAAIFENRRNTPA; encoded by the coding sequence TTGGTAGGCCTTACAAGCTCTGTCAACGATGTCCTTATGCGAGAGGTTGCCTGCCGCTTGCCGAGTATGGAGGTTGCTTTTTTTCGTGTATTGTTTGCGACGCTGACTCTTCTGCCTATCGTTGCAATCAAAGGATGGGAAACTGTTTATACCAAGCAAATAAACTGGCATGTTTTGCGGGCAATTCTGGGATTTACGGCTATCACAGGTTGGTGTTTCGGTCTGTCGCATGTGCCTTTGGCTGTGGTCTCCACAGTAGGCCACACTATTCCTCTTTTTGTGCTTGTGCTTGCATTCATTCTGCTGAAAGAGCGCGTTATTTGGCAACGCGTGGCTGCAACCTTGGGTGGATTTATGGGCATCATGATCATTGTTGCAAACACCCATGATGTTACCACAGGAACACATATGCACATCTGGGGTATCCTTGGCCTTATTATAGCCGCAGTGTGTTTTGCCTTGAGCGATATTGTCAATAAGGTCATGGTGCATAATGAATCTCCTTTATGTATGCTATTTTATTTTGCCCTTGGCACTACCCTTGCAGGAGCAATTCCCGCTTTCTTGGTGTGGACTCCCCCTACGATGCATGAGCTCATGTATCTGTTGGCTTTAGGTGCAGGTGGTAACCTCATTCTGTTTTTTCTTCTAAAAGCATTCGCTGCTACCGATATTTCAGCACTTGCGCCCTTTCGGTATGTTGAGCTCATTTTTGCCGTTCTTTTTGGACTATTTTTATATGGGGAAATTCCGAGCAACTCTGTCCTTATTGGTATCGCCATTGTTGTCCCGAGCACTTTTGCTGCTGCTATTTTTGAGAATCGCCGCAATACCCCTGCTTAA
- a CDS encoding porin family protein: MKKLLSIALLATLPVAANTFHGAYAGINAGMTQRSQKLIQDDAELSLSKASPSFGAQVGYGHTLDNKMYLGAELDFGFAPSKSKKTSKGTLGAATIVGAASSKMGYKAAISARAGYNFGCTIGYVGAFVGMENYKVKASSEITLGNVVRKELISKNVTTFAYGPLLGVAYSVSDTLSVGLEGRYSIEGRKKYKKDAITIKTKGYDAAVRLNYAF, translated from the coding sequence ATGAAAAAGTTACTATCTATTGCTCTATTGGCAACTCTTCCCGTTGCTGCGAACACCTTTCACGGGGCGTATGCGGGTATCAACGCTGGTATGACACAGCGTTCACAAAAACTTATCCAAGATGATGCAGAGCTATCTCTTTCCAAGGCATCCCCTTCTTTTGGTGCTCAAGTTGGATATGGTCACACACTTGACAACAAAATGTATCTTGGTGCAGAACTTGATTTTGGATTTGCTCCGTCCAAGTCTAAAAAGACTTCCAAAGGGACTTTGGGTGCAGCAACAATAGTGGGAGCTGCAAGTTCTAAAATGGGTTACAAGGCAGCTATCTCCGCTCGTGCTGGTTATAACTTTGGTTGCACAATTGGTTACGTAGGTGCTTTCGTTGGTATGGAAAATTACAAAGTTAAGGCTTCATCAGAAATCACCCTTGGTAACGTAGTTCGAAAGGAATTAATCTCCAAGAATGTGACAACATTTGCATATGGTCCTCTTCTTGGTGTTGCCTATTCTGTTAGCGACACACTTTCTGTTGGTCTTGAAGGGCGCTACAGCATCGAAGGTAGAAAAAAATACAAAAAAGACGCAATCACAATCAAGACAAAGGGCTATGATGCTGCTGTTCGCTTGAACTACGCATTCTAA
- a CDS encoding glycosyltransferase family 2 protein produces the protein MLDKYSKSLPITVTIITSNEEARIQGAILSVVGWVDEILVIDSGSNDRTCEIAEKLGAKVMMNPWTGYGPQKRFAEDHATNQWILNIDADERISSALQDEIVSLWEPIPAADGYALNIHDRIYGTHFFEKTPSYAPVRLYNKEKGRYSNHSIHDRVSMAVGTTVTHLHHRIYHESIKSLTHRIDKLNAYSTMQADDLHQRGRHITKWRLITEFSLSFWQSYLLKGRWKLGTIGFIHAMNYAFSRYLRLAKLYEKTHMHQNT, from the coding sequence ATGTTAGACAAATATTCAAAATCCCTTCCCATTACTGTAACCATCATTACCAGCAATGAAGAGGCCCGCATACAAGGAGCAATCCTTAGTGTGGTTGGGTGGGTTGATGAAATTCTTGTTATTGATTCTGGCAGCAATGATCGCACGTGTGAAATTGCCGAGAAGCTAGGCGCCAAGGTCATGATGAATCCGTGGACGGGGTATGGTCCACAGAAACGGTTTGCCGAAGATCACGCCACTAATCAATGGATTTTAAATATTGACGCTGATGAGCGCATTAGTTCTGCTCTGCAGGATGAAATAGTTTCTCTTTGGGAGCCAATCCCCGCTGCCGATGGGTATGCGCTCAATATCCATGACCGCATATACGGTACCCACTTTTTTGAAAAAACACCCTCATATGCACCTGTACGTCTTTACAATAAAGAAAAAGGCCGCTACAGCAACCATTCTATTCATGATAGAGTATCAATGGCTGTTGGCACAACAGTCACACATCTTCACCATCGCATATACCATGAGTCCATAAAATCACTGACACATCGCATTGATAAGCTCAACGCATATAGCACGATGCAAGCCGATGACCTGCATCAGCGTGGCCGACACATAACCAAATGGCGCTTGATAACCGAATTTTCGTTGAGTTTCTGGCAAAGCTACCTTCTTAAAGGGCGCTGGAAACTAGGAACCATCGGGTTCATTCATGCCATGAACTATGCATTCAGTCGCTATCTGCGGCTAGCAAAACTCTATGAAAAAACACATATGCATCAGAACACCTGA
- a CDS encoding porin family protein: MKKIFLVTFCAFTSLSAEVFNGTYSGVNFGYLHTKTKVGTSLINTGVRNTKSFASKQLTAGLQAGYISTFSNKMLLAGEMNVNVDFMGSKNHSWVYKSGNNSVSTHVKAHRKYEIGFSGKAGYNFDNFIIYTGPFLSFAKMGLRYSDSAGVTKGDSLKISYGPLVGADYKVTSRLTAGLEFRYGLTNKTKKNTKGGTSSQTIFEPRTFDTRVRINFAF, from the coding sequence ATGAAAAAAATATTTTTAGTAACTTTTTGCGCTTTTACATCACTCTCGGCAGAGGTTTTTAACGGCACATACTCCGGTGTTAATTTCGGGTATTTGCATACAAAAACTAAGGTTGGAACATCCCTTATAAATACAGGCGTCCGCAACACAAAATCATTTGCATCAAAGCAATTAACCGCCGGCCTTCAAGCGGGATATATTTCTACATTTAGTAACAAAATGTTACTTGCTGGTGAAATGAATGTAAACGTTGATTTTATGGGCAGTAAAAACCACAGTTGGGTTTATAAATCAGGAAACAATTCTGTCAGCACCCACGTTAAGGCACACCGTAAATATGAAATTGGTTTTTCCGGCAAAGCTGGTTACAATTTTGATAATTTTATTATTTATACAGGGCCTTTCTTGAGTTTTGCAAAAATGGGCCTCCGTTATAGTGACTCTGCAGGAGTAACAAAAGGAGATAGCCTAAAAATTTCTTATGGGCCGCTGGTTGGTGCCGATTACAAGGTAACAAGTAGGTTGACCGCTGGACTTGAGTTTCGCTATGGACTTACAAACAAAACCAAGAAAAACACTAAAGGTGGTACCTCTTCCCAAACAATATTTGAGCCACGGACATTCGACACCCGTGTGCGTATAAACTTTGCATTCTAA